One Hippoglossus stenolepis isolate QCI-W04-F060 chromosome 22, HSTE1.2, whole genome shotgun sequence DNA segment encodes these proteins:
- the tulp3 gene encoding tubby-related protein 3 isoform X1: MDTLKNEGSQPVYSRWSYRPSSSASFSSNATTSSGIEDDSASLMQQKLEKQRALLEQKQRRKRQEPLMVQPNTEAWPRRSRTRRGEEQAPLVEFQPSIVNDVNMDGIDGPAAFMGSDVPDLGTKIQILSPSQTQNKSQSQSESQFQLQSQPQSPACEEPERDRDTETLLEPKTDIHELLQKQGLCGSMNFDESSENEEDTEEDRTRSLSPHADSTRPESAASGKDVSEVVTPGSPTPDSSLIDVANLEEFVLRPAPRGITVKCRITRDKKGMDRGLYPTYFMHMEREDGKKVFLLAGRKRKKSKTSNYLISVDATDLSREGESFIGKLRSNLMGTKFTVYDNGTNPCKNPGALLEESNTRQELAAICYETNVLGFKGPRKMTVVIPGMNMNFERVPVRPQSEQESLLSRWHSHSLDNLIELHNKAPVWNDDTQSYVLNFHGRVTQASVKNFQIVHDNDPDYIVMQFGRVAEDIFTLDYNYPMCALQAFAIGLSSFDSKLACE, from the exons ACCCTCCAGCTCTGCCAGCTTCTCCTCAAACGCAACAACAAG cAGCGGCATCGAAGATGACAGCGCCAGTCTCATGCAGCAGAAGCTTGAAAAACAG AGGGCACTGTTGGAACAGAAGCAGCGGAGGAAGCGTCAAGAGCCACTCATGGTCCAGCCCAACACGGAGGCCTGGCCCCGGCGCTCCAGGACGCGGCGCGGGGAGGAGCAGGCGCCACTGGTGGAGTTCCAACCCAGTATCGTAAACGATGTCAACATGGATG GTATTGATGGCCCAGCAGCCTTCATGGGCTCAGACGTCCCTGATCTTGGAACCAAAATCCAGATCCTCTCGCCGAGCCAAACCCAGAACAAGTCCCAGTCCCAGTCTGAGTCTCAGTTCCAGCTTCAATCCCAGCCTCAGTCTCCTGCTTGTGAGGAGcccgagagagacagagacactgagacgcTGCTCGAGCCCAAGACGGATATCCACGAGTTACTGCAGAAACAAG gCCTCTGTGGCAGCATGAACTTCGACGAATCCAGCGAAAACGAGGAGGATACGGAGGAAGATCGGACACGTTCCCTGTCGCCTCACGCAGACTCCACCAGGCCTGAGTCTGCTGCCAGCGGCAAAGACGTTTCA GAGGTCGTAACCCCGGGATCCCCCACACCGGACAGCTCGCTGATCGACGTGGCCAATCTGGAGGAGTTCGTCCTCCGTCCGGCTCCACGCGGCATCACCGTGAAGTGTCGAATCACCCGGGACAAGAAGGGCATGGACCGCGGCCTGTACCCCACCTACTTCATGCACATGGAGCGAGAGGACGGCAAGAAG GTGTTTCTGTTGGcaggcaggaagaggaagaagagtaaGACGTCCAACTACCTTATTTCAGTGGACGCCACCGACCTGTCTCGTGAGGGAGAGAGCTTCATCGGTAAACTGAG GTCCAACCTCATGGGCACCAAATTCACCGTGTACGACAACGGCACCAACCCCTGCAAGAACCCCGGggctctgctggaggagagcaACACGCGACAGGAACTGGCCGCCATCTGCTAC GAAACCAACGTACTGGGATTCAAAGGACCACGGAAAATGACCGTAGTCATCCCGGGCATGAACATGAACTTCGAGAGGGTCCCCGTGAGACCTCAGAGT GAGCAGGAGAGCCTCCTCAGCAGGTGGCACAGCCACTCACTGGACAACCTGATCGAGCTGCACAACAAGGCCCCGGTGTGGAACGACGACACGCAGTCCTACGTGCTCAACTTCCACGGCCGAGTCACTCAAGCCTCGGTCAAAAACTTTCAAATAGTTCACGACAACGACC CCGACTACATCGTGATGCAGTTTGGCCGCGTGGCCGAGGACATCTTCACTCTGGACTACAACTATCCCATGTGCGCCCTTCAAGCCTTCGCCATCGGCCTGTCGAGCTTTGACAGCAAGTTGGCCTGCGAATGA
- the tulp3 gene encoding tubby-related protein 3 isoform X3: MSYYSIRPSSSASFSSNATTSSGIEDDSASLMQQKLEKQRALLEQKQRRKRQEPLMVQPNTEAWPRRSRTRRGEEQAPLVEFQPSIVNDVNMDGIDGPAAFMGSDVPDLGTKIQILSPSQTQNKSQSQSESQFQLQSQPQSPACEEPERDRDTETLLEPKTDIHELLQKQGLCGSMNFDESSENEEDTEEDRTRSLSPHADSTRPESAASGKDVSEVVTPGSPTPDSSLIDVANLEEFVLRPAPRGITVKCRITRDKKGMDRGLYPTYFMHMEREDGKKVFLLAGRKRKKSKTSNYLISVDATDLSREGESFIGKLRSNLMGTKFTVYDNGTNPCKNPGALLEESNTRQELAAICYETNVLGFKGPRKMTVVIPGMNMNFERVPVRPQSEQESLLSRWHSHSLDNLIELHNKAPVWNDDTQSYVLNFHGRVTQASVKNFQIVHDNDPDYIVMQFGRVAEDIFTLDYNYPMCALQAFAIGLSSFDSKLACE, translated from the exons ACCCTCCAGCTCTGCCAGCTTCTCCTCAAACGCAACAACAAG cAGCGGCATCGAAGATGACAGCGCCAGTCTCATGCAGCAGAAGCTTGAAAAACAG AGGGCACTGTTGGAACAGAAGCAGCGGAGGAAGCGTCAAGAGCCACTCATGGTCCAGCCCAACACGGAGGCCTGGCCCCGGCGCTCCAGGACGCGGCGCGGGGAGGAGCAGGCGCCACTGGTGGAGTTCCAACCCAGTATCGTAAACGATGTCAACATGGATG GTATTGATGGCCCAGCAGCCTTCATGGGCTCAGACGTCCCTGATCTTGGAACCAAAATCCAGATCCTCTCGCCGAGCCAAACCCAGAACAAGTCCCAGTCCCAGTCTGAGTCTCAGTTCCAGCTTCAATCCCAGCCTCAGTCTCCTGCTTGTGAGGAGcccgagagagacagagacactgagacgcTGCTCGAGCCCAAGACGGATATCCACGAGTTACTGCAGAAACAAG gCCTCTGTGGCAGCATGAACTTCGACGAATCCAGCGAAAACGAGGAGGATACGGAGGAAGATCGGACACGTTCCCTGTCGCCTCACGCAGACTCCACCAGGCCTGAGTCTGCTGCCAGCGGCAAAGACGTTTCA GAGGTCGTAACCCCGGGATCCCCCACACCGGACAGCTCGCTGATCGACGTGGCCAATCTGGAGGAGTTCGTCCTCCGTCCGGCTCCACGCGGCATCACCGTGAAGTGTCGAATCACCCGGGACAAGAAGGGCATGGACCGCGGCCTGTACCCCACCTACTTCATGCACATGGAGCGAGAGGACGGCAAGAAG GTGTTTCTGTTGGcaggcaggaagaggaagaagagtaaGACGTCCAACTACCTTATTTCAGTGGACGCCACCGACCTGTCTCGTGAGGGAGAGAGCTTCATCGGTAAACTGAG GTCCAACCTCATGGGCACCAAATTCACCGTGTACGACAACGGCACCAACCCCTGCAAGAACCCCGGggctctgctggaggagagcaACACGCGACAGGAACTGGCCGCCATCTGCTAC GAAACCAACGTACTGGGATTCAAAGGACCACGGAAAATGACCGTAGTCATCCCGGGCATGAACATGAACTTCGAGAGGGTCCCCGTGAGACCTCAGAGT GAGCAGGAGAGCCTCCTCAGCAGGTGGCACAGCCACTCACTGGACAACCTGATCGAGCTGCACAACAAGGCCCCGGTGTGGAACGACGACACGCAGTCCTACGTGCTCAACTTCCACGGCCGAGTCACTCAAGCCTCGGTCAAAAACTTTCAAATAGTTCACGACAACGACC CCGACTACATCGTGATGCAGTTTGGCCGCGTGGCCGAGGACATCTTCACTCTGGACTACAACTATCCCATGTGCGCCCTTCAAGCCTTCGCCATCGGCCTGTCGAGCTTTGACAGCAAGTTGGCCTGCGAATGA
- the tulp3 gene encoding tubby-related protein 3 isoform X5, whose protein sequence is MQQKLEKQRALLEQKQRRKRQEPLMVQPNTEAWPRRSRTRRGEEQAPLVEFQPSIVNDVNMDGIDGPAAFMGSDVPDLGTKIQILSPSQTQNKSQSQSESQFQLQSQPQSPACEEPERDRDTETLLEPKTDIHELLQKQGLCGSMNFDESSENEEDTEEDRTRSLSPHADSTRPESAASGKDVSEVVTPGSPTPDSSLIDVANLEEFVLRPAPRGITVKCRITRDKKGMDRGLYPTYFMHMEREDGKKVFLLAGRKRKKSKTSNYLISVDATDLSREGESFIGKLRSNLMGTKFTVYDNGTNPCKNPGALLEESNTRQELAAICYETNVLGFKGPRKMTVVIPGMNMNFERVPVRPQSEQESLLSRWHSHSLDNLIELHNKAPVWNDDTQSYVLNFHGRVTQASVKNFQIVHDNDPDYIVMQFGRVAEDIFTLDYNYPMCALQAFAIGLSSFDSKLACE, encoded by the exons ATGCAGCAGAAGCTTGAAAAACAG AGGGCACTGTTGGAACAGAAGCAGCGGAGGAAGCGTCAAGAGCCACTCATGGTCCAGCCCAACACGGAGGCCTGGCCCCGGCGCTCCAGGACGCGGCGCGGGGAGGAGCAGGCGCCACTGGTGGAGTTCCAACCCAGTATCGTAAACGATGTCAACATGGATG GTATTGATGGCCCAGCAGCCTTCATGGGCTCAGACGTCCCTGATCTTGGAACCAAAATCCAGATCCTCTCGCCGAGCCAAACCCAGAACAAGTCCCAGTCCCAGTCTGAGTCTCAGTTCCAGCTTCAATCCCAGCCTCAGTCTCCTGCTTGTGAGGAGcccgagagagacagagacactgagacgcTGCTCGAGCCCAAGACGGATATCCACGAGTTACTGCAGAAACAAG gCCTCTGTGGCAGCATGAACTTCGACGAATCCAGCGAAAACGAGGAGGATACGGAGGAAGATCGGACACGTTCCCTGTCGCCTCACGCAGACTCCACCAGGCCTGAGTCTGCTGCCAGCGGCAAAGACGTTTCA GAGGTCGTAACCCCGGGATCCCCCACACCGGACAGCTCGCTGATCGACGTGGCCAATCTGGAGGAGTTCGTCCTCCGTCCGGCTCCACGCGGCATCACCGTGAAGTGTCGAATCACCCGGGACAAGAAGGGCATGGACCGCGGCCTGTACCCCACCTACTTCATGCACATGGAGCGAGAGGACGGCAAGAAG GTGTTTCTGTTGGcaggcaggaagaggaagaagagtaaGACGTCCAACTACCTTATTTCAGTGGACGCCACCGACCTGTCTCGTGAGGGAGAGAGCTTCATCGGTAAACTGAG GTCCAACCTCATGGGCACCAAATTCACCGTGTACGACAACGGCACCAACCCCTGCAAGAACCCCGGggctctgctggaggagagcaACACGCGACAGGAACTGGCCGCCATCTGCTAC GAAACCAACGTACTGGGATTCAAAGGACCACGGAAAATGACCGTAGTCATCCCGGGCATGAACATGAACTTCGAGAGGGTCCCCGTGAGACCTCAGAGT GAGCAGGAGAGCCTCCTCAGCAGGTGGCACAGCCACTCACTGGACAACCTGATCGAGCTGCACAACAAGGCCCCGGTGTGGAACGACGACACGCAGTCCTACGTGCTCAACTTCCACGGCCGAGTCACTCAAGCCTCGGTCAAAAACTTTCAAATAGTTCACGACAACGACC CCGACTACATCGTGATGCAGTTTGGCCGCGTGGCCGAGGACATCTTCACTCTGGACTACAACTATCCCATGTGCGCCCTTCAAGCCTTCGCCATCGGCCTGTCGAGCTTTGACAGCAAGTTGGCCTGCGAATGA
- the tulp3 gene encoding tubby-related protein 3 isoform X4, with protein MSYYSIRPSSSASFSSNATTSGIEDDSASLMQQKLEKQRALLEQKQRRKRQEPLMVQPNTEAWPRRSRTRRGEEQAPLVEFQPSIVNDVNMDGIDGPAAFMGSDVPDLGTKIQILSPSQTQNKSQSQSESQFQLQSQPQSPACEEPERDRDTETLLEPKTDIHELLQKQGLCGSMNFDESSENEEDTEEDRTRSLSPHADSTRPESAASGKDVSEVVTPGSPTPDSSLIDVANLEEFVLRPAPRGITVKCRITRDKKGMDRGLYPTYFMHMEREDGKKVFLLAGRKRKKSKTSNYLISVDATDLSREGESFIGKLRSNLMGTKFTVYDNGTNPCKNPGALLEESNTRQELAAICYETNVLGFKGPRKMTVVIPGMNMNFERVPVRPQSEQESLLSRWHSHSLDNLIELHNKAPVWNDDTQSYVLNFHGRVTQASVKNFQIVHDNDPDYIVMQFGRVAEDIFTLDYNYPMCALQAFAIGLSSFDSKLACE; from the exons ACCCTCCAGCTCTGCCAGCTTCTCCTCAAACGCAACAACAAG CGGCATCGAAGATGACAGCGCCAGTCTCATGCAGCAGAAGCTTGAAAAACAG AGGGCACTGTTGGAACAGAAGCAGCGGAGGAAGCGTCAAGAGCCACTCATGGTCCAGCCCAACACGGAGGCCTGGCCCCGGCGCTCCAGGACGCGGCGCGGGGAGGAGCAGGCGCCACTGGTGGAGTTCCAACCCAGTATCGTAAACGATGTCAACATGGATG GTATTGATGGCCCAGCAGCCTTCATGGGCTCAGACGTCCCTGATCTTGGAACCAAAATCCAGATCCTCTCGCCGAGCCAAACCCAGAACAAGTCCCAGTCCCAGTCTGAGTCTCAGTTCCAGCTTCAATCCCAGCCTCAGTCTCCTGCTTGTGAGGAGcccgagagagacagagacactgagacgcTGCTCGAGCCCAAGACGGATATCCACGAGTTACTGCAGAAACAAG gCCTCTGTGGCAGCATGAACTTCGACGAATCCAGCGAAAACGAGGAGGATACGGAGGAAGATCGGACACGTTCCCTGTCGCCTCACGCAGACTCCACCAGGCCTGAGTCTGCTGCCAGCGGCAAAGACGTTTCA GAGGTCGTAACCCCGGGATCCCCCACACCGGACAGCTCGCTGATCGACGTGGCCAATCTGGAGGAGTTCGTCCTCCGTCCGGCTCCACGCGGCATCACCGTGAAGTGTCGAATCACCCGGGACAAGAAGGGCATGGACCGCGGCCTGTACCCCACCTACTTCATGCACATGGAGCGAGAGGACGGCAAGAAG GTGTTTCTGTTGGcaggcaggaagaggaagaagagtaaGACGTCCAACTACCTTATTTCAGTGGACGCCACCGACCTGTCTCGTGAGGGAGAGAGCTTCATCGGTAAACTGAG GTCCAACCTCATGGGCACCAAATTCACCGTGTACGACAACGGCACCAACCCCTGCAAGAACCCCGGggctctgctggaggagagcaACACGCGACAGGAACTGGCCGCCATCTGCTAC GAAACCAACGTACTGGGATTCAAAGGACCACGGAAAATGACCGTAGTCATCCCGGGCATGAACATGAACTTCGAGAGGGTCCCCGTGAGACCTCAGAGT GAGCAGGAGAGCCTCCTCAGCAGGTGGCACAGCCACTCACTGGACAACCTGATCGAGCTGCACAACAAGGCCCCGGTGTGGAACGACGACACGCAGTCCTACGTGCTCAACTTCCACGGCCGAGTCACTCAAGCCTCGGTCAAAAACTTTCAAATAGTTCACGACAACGACC CCGACTACATCGTGATGCAGTTTGGCCGCGTGGCCGAGGACATCTTCACTCTGGACTACAACTATCCCATGTGCGCCCTTCAAGCCTTCGCCATCGGCCTGTCGAGCTTTGACAGCAAGTTGGCCTGCGAATGA
- the tulp3 gene encoding tubby-related protein 3 isoform X2 yields the protein MDTLKNEGSQPVYSRWSYRPSSSASFSSNATTSGIEDDSASLMQQKLEKQRALLEQKQRRKRQEPLMVQPNTEAWPRRSRTRRGEEQAPLVEFQPSIVNDVNMDGIDGPAAFMGSDVPDLGTKIQILSPSQTQNKSQSQSESQFQLQSQPQSPACEEPERDRDTETLLEPKTDIHELLQKQGLCGSMNFDESSENEEDTEEDRTRSLSPHADSTRPESAASGKDVSEVVTPGSPTPDSSLIDVANLEEFVLRPAPRGITVKCRITRDKKGMDRGLYPTYFMHMEREDGKKVFLLAGRKRKKSKTSNYLISVDATDLSREGESFIGKLRSNLMGTKFTVYDNGTNPCKNPGALLEESNTRQELAAICYETNVLGFKGPRKMTVVIPGMNMNFERVPVRPQSEQESLLSRWHSHSLDNLIELHNKAPVWNDDTQSYVLNFHGRVTQASVKNFQIVHDNDPDYIVMQFGRVAEDIFTLDYNYPMCALQAFAIGLSSFDSKLACE from the exons ACCCTCCAGCTCTGCCAGCTTCTCCTCAAACGCAACAACAAG CGGCATCGAAGATGACAGCGCCAGTCTCATGCAGCAGAAGCTTGAAAAACAG AGGGCACTGTTGGAACAGAAGCAGCGGAGGAAGCGTCAAGAGCCACTCATGGTCCAGCCCAACACGGAGGCCTGGCCCCGGCGCTCCAGGACGCGGCGCGGGGAGGAGCAGGCGCCACTGGTGGAGTTCCAACCCAGTATCGTAAACGATGTCAACATGGATG GTATTGATGGCCCAGCAGCCTTCATGGGCTCAGACGTCCCTGATCTTGGAACCAAAATCCAGATCCTCTCGCCGAGCCAAACCCAGAACAAGTCCCAGTCCCAGTCTGAGTCTCAGTTCCAGCTTCAATCCCAGCCTCAGTCTCCTGCTTGTGAGGAGcccgagagagacagagacactgagacgcTGCTCGAGCCCAAGACGGATATCCACGAGTTACTGCAGAAACAAG gCCTCTGTGGCAGCATGAACTTCGACGAATCCAGCGAAAACGAGGAGGATACGGAGGAAGATCGGACACGTTCCCTGTCGCCTCACGCAGACTCCACCAGGCCTGAGTCTGCTGCCAGCGGCAAAGACGTTTCA GAGGTCGTAACCCCGGGATCCCCCACACCGGACAGCTCGCTGATCGACGTGGCCAATCTGGAGGAGTTCGTCCTCCGTCCGGCTCCACGCGGCATCACCGTGAAGTGTCGAATCACCCGGGACAAGAAGGGCATGGACCGCGGCCTGTACCCCACCTACTTCATGCACATGGAGCGAGAGGACGGCAAGAAG GTGTTTCTGTTGGcaggcaggaagaggaagaagagtaaGACGTCCAACTACCTTATTTCAGTGGACGCCACCGACCTGTCTCGTGAGGGAGAGAGCTTCATCGGTAAACTGAG GTCCAACCTCATGGGCACCAAATTCACCGTGTACGACAACGGCACCAACCCCTGCAAGAACCCCGGggctctgctggaggagagcaACACGCGACAGGAACTGGCCGCCATCTGCTAC GAAACCAACGTACTGGGATTCAAAGGACCACGGAAAATGACCGTAGTCATCCCGGGCATGAACATGAACTTCGAGAGGGTCCCCGTGAGACCTCAGAGT GAGCAGGAGAGCCTCCTCAGCAGGTGGCACAGCCACTCACTGGACAACCTGATCGAGCTGCACAACAAGGCCCCGGTGTGGAACGACGACACGCAGTCCTACGTGCTCAACTTCCACGGCCGAGTCACTCAAGCCTCGGTCAAAAACTTTCAAATAGTTCACGACAACGACC CCGACTACATCGTGATGCAGTTTGGCCGCGTGGCCGAGGACATCTTCACTCTGGACTACAACTATCCCATGTGCGCCCTTCAAGCCTTCGCCATCGGCCTGTCGAGCTTTGACAGCAAGTTGGCCTGCGAATGA
- the tulp3 gene encoding tubby-related protein 3 isoform X6, which yields MSMERRALLEQKQRRKRQEPLMVQPNTEAWPRRSRTRRGEEQAPLVEFQPSIVNDVNMDGIDGPAAFMGSDVPDLGTKIQILSPSQTQNKSQSQSESQFQLQSQPQSPACEEPERDRDTETLLEPKTDIHELLQKQGLCGSMNFDESSENEEDTEEDRTRSLSPHADSTRPESAASGKDVSEVVTPGSPTPDSSLIDVANLEEFVLRPAPRGITVKCRITRDKKGMDRGLYPTYFMHMEREDGKKVFLLAGRKRKKSKTSNYLISVDATDLSREGESFIGKLRSNLMGTKFTVYDNGTNPCKNPGALLEESNTRQELAAICYETNVLGFKGPRKMTVVIPGMNMNFERVPVRPQSEQESLLSRWHSHSLDNLIELHNKAPVWNDDTQSYVLNFHGRVTQASVKNFQIVHDNDPDYIVMQFGRVAEDIFTLDYNYPMCALQAFAIGLSSFDSKLACE from the exons ATGTCAATGGAACGG AGGGCACTGTTGGAACAGAAGCAGCGGAGGAAGCGTCAAGAGCCACTCATGGTCCAGCCCAACACGGAGGCCTGGCCCCGGCGCTCCAGGACGCGGCGCGGGGAGGAGCAGGCGCCACTGGTGGAGTTCCAACCCAGTATCGTAAACGATGTCAACATGGATG GTATTGATGGCCCAGCAGCCTTCATGGGCTCAGACGTCCCTGATCTTGGAACCAAAATCCAGATCCTCTCGCCGAGCCAAACCCAGAACAAGTCCCAGTCCCAGTCTGAGTCTCAGTTCCAGCTTCAATCCCAGCCTCAGTCTCCTGCTTGTGAGGAGcccgagagagacagagacactgagacgcTGCTCGAGCCCAAGACGGATATCCACGAGTTACTGCAGAAACAAG gCCTCTGTGGCAGCATGAACTTCGACGAATCCAGCGAAAACGAGGAGGATACGGAGGAAGATCGGACACGTTCCCTGTCGCCTCACGCAGACTCCACCAGGCCTGAGTCTGCTGCCAGCGGCAAAGACGTTTCA GAGGTCGTAACCCCGGGATCCCCCACACCGGACAGCTCGCTGATCGACGTGGCCAATCTGGAGGAGTTCGTCCTCCGTCCGGCTCCACGCGGCATCACCGTGAAGTGTCGAATCACCCGGGACAAGAAGGGCATGGACCGCGGCCTGTACCCCACCTACTTCATGCACATGGAGCGAGAGGACGGCAAGAAG GTGTTTCTGTTGGcaggcaggaagaggaagaagagtaaGACGTCCAACTACCTTATTTCAGTGGACGCCACCGACCTGTCTCGTGAGGGAGAGAGCTTCATCGGTAAACTGAG GTCCAACCTCATGGGCACCAAATTCACCGTGTACGACAACGGCACCAACCCCTGCAAGAACCCCGGggctctgctggaggagagcaACACGCGACAGGAACTGGCCGCCATCTGCTAC GAAACCAACGTACTGGGATTCAAAGGACCACGGAAAATGACCGTAGTCATCCCGGGCATGAACATGAACTTCGAGAGGGTCCCCGTGAGACCTCAGAGT GAGCAGGAGAGCCTCCTCAGCAGGTGGCACAGCCACTCACTGGACAACCTGATCGAGCTGCACAACAAGGCCCCGGTGTGGAACGACGACACGCAGTCCTACGTGCTCAACTTCCACGGCCGAGTCACTCAAGCCTCGGTCAAAAACTTTCAAATAGTTCACGACAACGACC CCGACTACATCGTGATGCAGTTTGGCCGCGTGGCCGAGGACATCTTCACTCTGGACTACAACTATCCCATGTGCGCCCTTCAAGCCTTCGCCATCGGCCTGTCGAGCTTTGACAGCAAGTTGGCCTGCGAATGA